The following are from one region of the Atribacterota bacterium genome:
- the galU gene encoding UTP--glucose-1-phosphate uridylyltransferase GalU: MRGRITKAVIPVAGFGTRLLPVTKTQPKEMLPLVDRPAVQYVVEEAVASGIESILFVTGRGKRAIEDYFDYAVELENELQNKGREKLLEEIRRIVEAVDIFYVRQKRPRGLGDALLQARRFVGEENFAVFLADDIVLSPVPCLLQMLEFYVQEPAIYLAAMPVPREDVSQWGIIKGKEVASSLYLVEDLVEKPSVEEAPSNLAIVGRYLLNPSVFEAISKVNPGKGGEIQLTDALKSLLPRERMYAYCFSGKHFGVGDKISYLKANIALALQREEFAPSLWQFLQELLEEGRKR; the protein is encoded by the coding sequence ATGCGGGGCCGAATTACCAAGGCAGTTATCCCGGTAGCTGGTTTTGGGACGAGATTACTTCCGGTAACCAAAACTCAACCCAAAGAAATGTTACCCCTGGTTGACCGGCCTGCGGTACAGTACGTGGTGGAAGAAGCGGTTGCTTCAGGGATTGAGAGTATTCTTTTTGTGACCGGTCGGGGGAAACGAGCTATTGAAGACTATTTTGATTACGCAGTGGAGCTCGAGAATGAATTACAAAATAAGGGGCGGGAAAAGCTTTTGGAGGAAATTCGCCGTATTGTAGAAGCAGTGGATATTTTCTACGTACGGCAAAAGCGGCCCCGGGGTCTGGGAGACGCTTTGTTGCAGGCTCGACGATTCGTAGGCGAGGAAAATTTTGCCGTGTTTCTTGCTGATGACATTGTGCTTTCGCCGGTGCCATGTCTTTTGCAGATGCTTGAATTTTATGTTCAGGAGCCGGCTATATATCTTGCCGCGATGCCGGTTCCTCGCGAAGATGTTTCGCAGTGGGGAATCATTAAAGGGAAAGAAGTGGCTTCGTCGCTCTACCTTGTGGAAGATCTAGTAGAGAAGCCTTCCGTTGAAGAAGCACCTTCGAATCTGGCTATCGTGGGGCGGTATCTCCTTAATCCCTCTGTTTTTGAGGCAATATCCAAGGTAAATCCTGGAAAAGGGGGTGAGATTCAGCTCACCGATGCGTTGAAAAGTCTTCTCCCCCGAGAACGGATGTATGCCTACTGTTTTTCTGGGAAACACTTTGGAGTTGGAGATAAAATCAGTTATTTGAAAGCCAACATTGCCCTTGCGCTTCAACGGGAAGAATTTGCTCCATCGCTGTGGCAATTTTTGCAAGAACTCTTGGAAGAGGGGAGGAAGCGATAG
- a CDS encoding DUF5317 domain-containing protein — protein MLADFLIIGLLIGWLRGGRLGNLSRTRFSCTWIILLGMVAKFIFLLLPLPYASLFHLFSMLVVFVGTLFNLKLSGMPCLTLGALANVLVMAANGGKMPVSTTVARWLGLTDLIRNLEKGFYPDYVAIGLSTRLSFLADVLPYFSLLFRKFFVVSIGDYLLGLGVLWFLIYYLGRKEKKICGAELPRQLSR, from the coding sequence TGGGTGGTTACGAGGGGGACGATTGGGAAACCTCTCCCGCACTCGTTTTTCCTGTACATGGATTATTCTTCTGGGAATGGTGGCTAAGTTTATTTTTCTCCTTTTGCCTCTTCCTTATGCTTCTCTTTTTCATCTTTTCAGTATGTTGGTGGTTTTTGTGGGGACGCTCTTCAACTTGAAGCTTTCTGGGATGCCTTGTCTTACCCTGGGAGCACTGGCTAATGTTCTGGTGATGGCGGCAAACGGAGGGAAGATGCCTGTGAGTACTACGGTGGCGCGCTGGCTCGGCCTAACGGACCTCATCCGGAATTTGGAAAAAGGCTTTTATCCGGATTACGTGGCCATCGGTCTCTCCACCCGTCTCTCTTTTCTGGCCGATGTTCTCCCTTATTTTTCGCTCCTTTTTCGAAAATTTTTTGTGGTGAGTATCGGAGATTATCTTTTGGGATTAGGGGTGTTGTGGTTTTTGATTTATTATCTGGGAAGAAAGGAGAAAAAGATATGCGGGGCCGAATTACCAAGGCAGTTATCCCGGTAG